The genome window TTAAGGTTCAACCAAAATTTATTCACGCCTATATTTTGCTGTCGCAATATTATACTCACAGATATGAGTACGATACCGCCGCGCGAATTTTAAAATCTGCCCATAAACAAAGCCCTCGAGCTTATGAAATTTACCGCGCCTCTGCGTATTTGGAATTTAAAAAATCTAATACCAAAGAGGCTGTTTCCTTTGCAAAAAAAGCCTTGCAACTTTACCCTGGCGATAAAGAAAGTCTTGTTCTTTTAGCAAAATCCTACTTTGCACAAAAACAAATAAGCGCCTCTTTAAAAGTTAGCGAACAAGTTCTTGAACTTAACCCTTACTATAACCCTGCTCAAGAAATATATGTTCATAGTTTGACAGAGGTGCGTGGCATTTCTGCAGCCCTTAGTTATGTAAATAAGCTAATTAATAATTACCCGCAATCTAGTTTTTATTATTTTTTAAAAGCCGAAGCTTTGGCTGGATACAACCGTTACTCTCAAGCAAAAAATAATTTTTACCAAGCACTTAAACTTAATCCTCATTTTAAAAAAGCCTATTTAGAGTTAGCCAAAGTCAACATTCAAGACGGACAATTGCAAGAGGCCGAAGAATTATTAGTTACTGCCGCTTTATCTAACCCCTCAGACCCAGAATCTTTATTTGCTTTAGCCAAGTTATATTTACAAAGAAAAAAGTATAAAAAAGCCATTAAACAGCTTTTTGGTATTTTAACCATTAATAAAAAATACCCTTTGGTGCATTT of Pseudobdellovibrionaceae bacterium contains these proteins:
- a CDS encoding tetratricopeptide repeat protein, translating into KVQPKFIHAYILLSQYYTHRYEYDTAARILKSAHKQSPRAYEIYRASAYLEFKKSNTKEAVSFAKKALQLYPGDKESLVLLAKSYFAQKQISASLKVSEQVLELNPYYNPAQEIYVHSLTEVRGISAALSYVNKLINNYPQSSFYYFLKAEALAGYNRYSQAKNNFYQALKLNPHFKKAYLELAKVNIQDGQLQEAEELLVTAALSNPSDPESLFALAKLYLQRKKYKKAIKQLFGILTINKKYPLVHFYIGKTYFLASQLKEAKKHLQLEKVNNPNLADPSILLAEIYVSEKNYLACVQEYQKAIKIRGASAYVYIQMAKCYRLMSSLDTAKIMLDRARKIESGLPEIYKELGAIYESSGELNLARRAYSQYFLLNPSAEDRQTIKNRLQM